Proteins encoded in a region of the Pigmentiphaga litoralis genome:
- a CDS encoding glycoside hydrolase family 15 protein, which translates to MSTTGSRPAAPVARIEDYALLGDTLTAALVSRDGSIDWLCVPRFDAPACFAALLGTVDNGCWKIAPATPGYRVDRQYVDGTMVLQTRYATDSGTACVTDFMPHGNATSSIVRIVEGVSGTVPFEMDLVMRFDYGSAVPWVEKADAHTLTAVAGPDMLVLRTDAPLVPQDHHTGSQFAVGPGDRVVFVLSHQPSNEALHAPLDAAAELGRTQAWWEAFANRCPEVGSWSAAVKRSLVTLKALTYGPTGGIVAAATTSLPECIGSERNWDYRYCWLRDATMTLYAFMNLGYFEEAGAWREWLLRSVAGNPEQMQIMYGLGGERRLPEQELPWLDGYEGSRPVRIGNEAATQTQLDIYGEVTDAMMQALRGGLPRHRRSAAIAQVMVPFLEKAWQGKDRGIWEIRGEPRHFTHSKVMAWVAFDRLARAPEDDDPYDDAGWRARCRATADRIHAEVCREGYNTDLGCFVQSYGSRELDASLLQLVLTGFLPPDDPRIVRTVDAIESTLMCDGFVQRYASESGTDGLPPGEGTFLVCSFWLADVYVMMGRRDDALALFERLVDLCNDVGLLAEQWEPKAKRMLGNFPQAFSHIGIINTALNLHRGQTGAGGRAHGVGDAEAAAYA; encoded by the coding sequence ATGAGCACGACGGGCAGCAGGCCGGCCGCGCCGGTTGCGCGGATCGAAGACTACGCCTTGCTGGGCGACACCTTGACCGCCGCCCTGGTCTCGCGCGATGGGTCGATCGACTGGCTGTGCGTGCCGCGATTCGATGCACCGGCGTGCTTCGCGGCCTTGCTTGGCACGGTCGACAACGGCTGCTGGAAGATCGCGCCGGCCACGCCGGGCTATCGCGTCGACCGGCAGTATGTCGATGGCACGATGGTCTTGCAGACCCGGTATGCCACCGACTCTGGCACGGCGTGCGTGACCGACTTCATGCCGCATGGCAATGCCACGTCCAGCATCGTGCGCATCGTGGAAGGTGTGTCGGGCACCGTGCCGTTCGAGATGGACCTGGTCATGCGATTCGACTATGGCAGCGCCGTGCCGTGGGTCGAAAAAGCCGATGCCCACACCCTCACGGCGGTGGCCGGCCCCGACATGCTGGTGCTGCGCACCGACGCGCCGCTGGTGCCGCAGGACCATCACACCGGCAGCCAGTTTGCCGTGGGCCCGGGTGACCGGGTGGTGTTCGTGCTGTCGCATCAGCCTTCCAATGAAGCCCTGCACGCACCGCTGGATGCGGCCGCCGAGCTTGGCCGGACGCAGGCCTGGTGGGAAGCGTTTGCCAATCGCTGCCCCGAGGTCGGCTCCTGGAGCGCGGCGGTCAAACGGTCGCTGGTGACCCTGAAGGCGCTGACCTACGGCCCGACCGGCGGCATCGTGGCGGCGGCCACCACGTCACTGCCGGAATGCATCGGCAGCGAACGGAACTGGGACTACCGGTATTGCTGGCTGCGCGACGCGACCATGACGCTGTACGCATTCATGAACCTTGGCTACTTCGAAGAAGCCGGCGCCTGGCGCGAGTGGCTGCTGCGATCCGTGGCTGGCAATCCGGAACAGATGCAGATCATGTACGGCCTGGGGGGCGAGCGCCGCCTGCCGGAACAGGAACTGCCCTGGCTGGACGGCTATGAGGGCTCGCGCCCGGTTCGTATCGGCAATGAAGCGGCCACGCAGACCCAGCTGGACATCTATGGCGAAGTCACCGACGCAATGATGCAGGCCTTGCGCGGCGGGCTGCCTCGCCATCGGCGCAGCGCGGCCATTGCGCAGGTGATGGTGCCGTTCCTGGAAAAAGCGTGGCAGGGCAAGGACCGGGGCATCTGGGAAATCCGGGGCGAACCGCGCCATTTCACCCATTCCAAGGTGATGGCCTGGGTGGCGTTCGACCGGTTGGCGCGGGCGCCAGAAGACGACGACCCCTATGACGACGCCGGTTGGCGCGCGCGCTGTCGGGCCACGGCCGACCGGATCCATGCCGAGGTATGCCGCGAGGGCTACAACACCGACCTGGGATGCTTCGTGCAGTCCTACGGGTCGCGCGAACTGGATGCCAGCCTCCTGCAACTGGTGCTGACGGGCTTTCTGCCGCCCGATGATCCCCGCATTGTGCGGACCGTGGACGCGATCGAATCCACCCTGATGTGCGACGGCTTCGTGCAGCGCTATGCGTCGGAAAGCGGCACGGATGGCCTGCCGCCGGGCGAAGGCACCTTCCTGGTCTGCTCGTTCTGGCTGGCCGACGTCTACGTGATGATGGGGCGGCGCGATGACGCACTTGCGCTGTTTGAACGGCTGGTGGATCTGTGCAATGACGTGGGCTTGCTGGCGGAGCAGTGGGAACCGAAGGCCAAACGCATGCTGGGTAATTTCCCCCAGGCGTTCAGCCATATCGGCATCATCAACACCGCGCTGAACCTGCATCGCGGCCAGACCGGCGCCGGCGGCCGCGCGCATGGGGTGGGCGATGCGGAAGCGGCGGCTTATGCCTGA